A region of Myxococcus stipitatus DSM 14675 DNA encodes the following proteins:
- a CDS encoding general secretion pathway protein GspE — protein MRLGEQLLKDGLVTAAALEEALEAQVVHGGRLGTNLVELGLVSEADLARTLGTLLNCAFASGEMVPDAKALELVPTNQADDKELLPMRVDATRLSVAVVNPHDFTTLDAIAFKTGKRVVPVVIPEFRMNQLLRRYAKAFRPLRAIDMNAVRPRPKPGSQEEAELVKSREKAPDLMSEEEFQSLYAQALSGGADDEVELEEEIITGVEVSDAHPVVQGQFAPGRAQPTAGAGRAAPVPGHAGASVVSPPGAQARPLAPAVHMPPASSQPQAAHARGGQPPPVAHAPPPTAQAQQGAPAQRSAEQAAARAPQVHPGAQAAQVPSGAGPSAQGVPPGAQAARPPPGAGPMVPGAHAGAQPAAHVPPGAGPMAPGAHAGAHVPPGAGPMAPGAHAGAQPSHPAAQVPPPAGGARPLAGPSASGLGGRPSAPPPVPDVASPPPEAPLSPLSFAEAQAELARSLDREDVARTVLRFAAGKWRRNLLLSVQGSLVTGWHGMGSGVRESSVRRIGVALREQSTFRLVRDTRSHYIGPVRRDGAMAVFYKLLGGGFPTTAVILPLLVRGKVVHLLYVDNGADQLTPPDVGELLILSQSVGRSYEAMMKRRKGT, from the coding sequence ATGCGCCTGGGCGAACAGCTCCTGAAGGATGGCCTCGTCACCGCCGCTGCGCTCGAAGAAGCGCTCGAGGCGCAGGTGGTGCACGGCGGCCGGCTCGGGACGAACCTGGTGGAGCTGGGGCTCGTGTCCGAGGCGGACCTGGCTCGGACGCTGGGCACGTTGCTCAACTGCGCATTCGCTTCGGGAGAGATGGTTCCGGATGCGAAGGCGCTGGAGCTGGTGCCGACGAACCAGGCGGATGACAAGGAGCTGCTGCCGATGCGGGTGGATGCGACGCGGTTGAGCGTCGCGGTGGTGAACCCGCATGACTTCACGACGCTGGACGCGATTGCGTTCAAGACGGGCAAGCGCGTGGTGCCGGTGGTCATCCCCGAGTTCCGGATGAACCAACTGCTGCGCCGCTACGCGAAGGCGTTTCGTCCGCTGCGGGCCATCGACATGAACGCGGTGCGGCCGCGTCCGAAGCCGGGCTCGCAAGAAGAAGCGGAGCTGGTGAAGTCGCGGGAGAAGGCTCCCGACTTGATGAGCGAGGAGGAGTTCCAGTCGCTCTACGCGCAGGCCCTGAGTGGCGGCGCGGACGATGAAGTCGAGCTGGAGGAGGAGATCATCACGGGGGTCGAGGTCTCGGACGCTCACCCCGTGGTGCAGGGGCAGTTCGCTCCGGGGCGTGCGCAGCCGACCGCCGGAGCGGGCAGGGCCGCTCCCGTGCCTGGACATGCGGGAGCGTCGGTTGTGTCCCCGCCTGGCGCGCAGGCGAGGCCCCTGGCGCCCGCGGTTCACATGCCCCCTGCTTCTTCGCAGCCGCAGGCCGCACACGCACGCGGTGGGCAGCCACCGCCCGTGGCTCATGCGCCGCCTCCGACCGCTCAAGCGCAGCAAGGGGCGCCGGCACAGCGTTCGGCCGAGCAGGCGGCGGCGAGGGCCCCGCAGGTTCATCCCGGTGCGCAGGCCGCACAGGTTCCGTCGGGCGCAGGGCCCTCGGCACAGGGAGTTCCGCCCGGTGCGCAGGCCGCGCGGCCCCCGCCGGGAGCAGGGCCCATGGTGCCGGGCGCTCATGCCGGTGCGCAGCCCGCCGCGCATGTGCCGCCGGGAGCAGGGCCCATGGCGCCGGGCGCTCATGCCGGTGCGCATGTGCCGCCGGGAGCAGGGCCCATGGCGCCGGGCGCTCATGCCGGTGCGCAGCCCTCACATCCCGCCGCACAGGTTCCACCTCCAGCCGGAGGTGCGCGGCCGCTCGCGGGCCCGTCCGCTTCAGGTCTCGGTGGTCGCCCATCCGCACCGCCTCCCGTGCCCGATGTGGCGAGCCCTCCGCCCGAGGCGCCTCTTTCTCCGCTGTCCTTCGCGGAGGCTCAGGCGGAGCTGGCCCGCAGCTTGGACCGCGAGGACGTGGCTCGCACGGTGCTTCGCTTCGCCGCGGGCAAGTGGCGCCGCAACCTGCTCCTGTCCGTCCAGGGCAGTCTGGTGACGGGCTGGCACGGCATGGGCTCGGGTGTTCGCGAGTCCTCCGTGCGGCGCATTGGTGTGGCGCTTCGAGAGCAGAGCACGTTCCGGCTCGTTCGAGACACACGCTCGCACTACATCGGCCCCGTCCGCAGGGATGGCGCGATGGCCGTGTTCTACAAGCTGCTGGGGGGCGGCTTCCCGACGACGGCCGTCATCCTGCCGTTGCTCGTCCGAGGCAAGGTCGTTCACCTGCTCTACGTCGACAACGGGGCGGACCAGCTCACGCCTCCCGACGTGGGGGAGCTGCTCATCCTCTCGCAGAGCGTGGGCCGCTCGTACGAGGCGATGATGAAGCGCCGCAAGGGAACGTAG
- a CDS encoding VOC family protein, producing MNVQGFHHVAIQARDVERVTAFYRDLLGFPELTRHSRPDGSLRSIWVGVPGGGFLAIEAAGGEPDQGPFRHERPGLLMLAFRIARSERDTVVSEFARQGVPLEHETRWTVYVRDPEGNRVALSHHPED from the coding sequence ATGAACGTTCAGGGCTTCCACCATGTGGCAATCCAGGCGCGCGACGTCGAGCGGGTGACAGCCTTCTACAGGGACTTGCTGGGCTTTCCCGAGCTCACCCGGCACTCGAGGCCGGATGGCTCGCTGCGGAGCATCTGGGTGGGCGTGCCGGGGGGTGGTTTCCTGGCCATCGAGGCGGCGGGGGGCGAGCCGGACCAGGGGCCGTTCCGGCACGAGCGACCCGGCTTGTTGATGCTGGCCTTCCGGATTGCCAGGTCGGAGCGAGACACCGTGGTGTCCGAATTTGCCCGGCAGGGTGTTCCGCTGGAGCACGAGACGCGGTGGACGGTGTACGTGAGAGATCCCGAGGGGAATCGGGTCGCGCTCAGTCACCATCCGGAGGATTAG
- a CDS encoding response regulator has product MVRPPMARLLIVEDNHELASLIVSTAQSRGHDARAVYTGEAALEALSPGSKWDAALVDLLLPDIRGSEVLGALRAHGIPAIAVSGVYKGDRFAQEAVQVHGARAFYEKPFELIQVLEALEQAGGVAPAPRAAPPVEDDDAPDALLDDVDLIVLEELMPDPEDSSDTAAPMQAIPDSAPLPGLEHEEAALPLPFAHREKVWSGAEPTPSPAPAKGKRALPEWSLAGNLRDTSVARLLNAYYESRHHGELKLQQGSILKVVYFESGHIVYAASNLANERFGRFCVRRGVLTEERLADIAAFAKSEGLRTGEAMIRRGVLDAERRKQLLEEQVRELLWSTFTWTDGAYGFSAMRPRRTDLVKLSVFPGNLILEGIEKTETLVALRQHMGHGRRLFPTADPPYGLHELKLQGPQALLLAYADGSKTVEDLLALTDVSERQALATLRGLELLGVLEERPETPSRRHRISFGL; this is encoded by the coding sequence ATGGTCCGCCCGCCCATGGCGCGACTGCTCATCGTCGAGGACAACCACGAGCTGGCCTCTCTCATCGTCTCCACGGCGCAAAGCCGAGGTCACGACGCACGCGCCGTCTACACGGGCGAGGCCGCCCTGGAGGCGCTCAGTCCCGGTTCGAAGTGGGACGCGGCGCTGGTGGACCTGCTGCTGCCCGACATCCGAGGCAGCGAGGTGCTCGGCGCCCTGCGAGCCCACGGCATCCCCGCCATCGCGGTGAGCGGCGTCTACAAGGGCGACCGCTTCGCCCAGGAAGCCGTGCAGGTCCACGGCGCCCGCGCCTTCTACGAGAAGCCCTTCGAGCTGATTCAGGTCCTGGAGGCGCTCGAGCAGGCCGGCGGTGTGGCCCCCGCCCCCCGAGCCGCTCCCCCGGTCGAGGACGACGACGCGCCCGATGCGCTGCTCGACGACGTGGACCTCATCGTCCTGGAAGAGCTGATGCCGGACCCCGAGGACTCCTCGGACACGGCGGCCCCCATGCAGGCCATCCCCGACTCCGCGCCACTGCCGGGTCTCGAGCACGAAGAGGCCGCGCTTCCCCTGCCCTTCGCCCATCGCGAGAAGGTGTGGTCCGGCGCCGAGCCCACCCCGTCCCCCGCTCCCGCCAAGGGCAAGCGCGCGCTCCCCGAGTGGTCTCTCGCGGGCAACCTGCGCGACACCTCCGTGGCGAGGCTGCTCAACGCCTACTACGAGTCGCGACACCACGGAGAGCTCAAGCTCCAGCAGGGCTCCATCCTCAAGGTCGTCTACTTCGAGTCCGGTCACATCGTGTACGCGGCCTCCAACCTCGCCAACGAGCGCTTCGGGCGCTTCTGCGTGCGCCGGGGCGTCCTCACGGAAGAGCGGCTCGCGGACATCGCCGCGTTCGCCAAGAGCGAAGGGCTGCGCACGGGCGAGGCGATGATTCGCCGGGGCGTGCTGGACGCCGAGCGGCGAAAGCAGCTCCTCGAGGAGCAGGTCCGCGAGCTGCTCTGGTCCACCTTCACGTGGACGGACGGAGCCTACGGCTTCAGTGCCATGCGGCCTCGGCGCACGGACCTGGTGAAGCTGTCCGTCTTCCCCGGCAACCTGATTCTCGAGGGCATCGAGAAGACGGAGACGCTGGTGGCCCTGCGCCAGCACATGGGCCACGGACGTCGCTTGTTCCCCACCGCGGACCCGCCGTACGGACTGCACGAGCTGAAGCTGCAGGGCCCGCAGGCCTTGCTCCTGGCCTATGCGGACGGCAGCAAGACAGTGGAGGACCTGCTCGCGCTCACCGATGTGTCGGAGCGGCAGGCCCTGGCCACGCTGCGCGGACTCGAATTGCTGGGCGTGCTGGAGGAGCGGCCGGAGACTCCCAGCCGCCGCCACCGCATCTCGTTCGGACTCTGA
- a CDS encoding TolB family protein: MPRALALVTCLLPALSGAAPEVGELSGVSKLVNGGPGDQTDPHVSGALVAYTSESGGQSEIRYHDLVAGTDQAIPNGGAFDFVSDVSGKTVVFTRVSTSSAIFTYDVSSGQAPVELAPQAGSSRRSAVVGGRTVAWQDFGYTGSTLEPEIAVYDLDKASLTRLTNDRMLDRTPSVSPDGKTVVWAKCDAAGQGCDVWQARWGGSGFYSQALTGSEGEESQPDTNGDLVVYASTRMAEGGSDRDIYWKSVNGGTEQHLALPGIDANPSISGSLIAFERKDPARGHFDIALYNLDTQILYRLTDAPGDESLNDLSVSEDGTVRVVWTARENGDYNVHAFTFKLPGRNPCVDAAATEGEAAPTPESVCLQPGKTPLLAALEVARTTGQPNAVSLGFYGRGAGVLCVDNGYSGERATSGWVWLDGAEIVDPSSFKPTVSLVARNVTLKGNTWLASLISGKAGSSFRIRVYGNASQCGAVEAEAPAEEGAQRIPGEHVAPMSLDFGGVSVVTFVPEESERGVGCSAGGSSLAAAGLVLVALWLMRPRREFGVVRRNKLRRSGRAL; this comes from the coding sequence ATGCCACGTGCTCTCGCCCTTGTGACGTGTCTGCTCCCCGCACTGTCCGGCGCCGCTCCAGAAGTCGGTGAGCTCTCGGGAGTCTCCAAGCTGGTGAATGGCGGCCCGGGAGACCAGACGGACCCGCACGTGAGTGGGGCCCTGGTGGCCTACACGAGCGAGTCCGGAGGTCAGAGCGAGATTCGCTACCACGACCTGGTGGCGGGAACGGACCAGGCCATCCCCAACGGCGGCGCGTTCGACTTCGTGTCGGACGTCAGCGGCAAGACGGTGGTGTTCACCCGCGTCAGCACCTCCAGCGCCATCTTCACGTACGACGTGTCCTCGGGGCAGGCCCCGGTGGAGCTGGCGCCCCAGGCGGGCAGCAGCCGCAGGTCCGCGGTGGTCGGCGGCCGCACGGTGGCGTGGCAGGACTTCGGCTACACCGGCAGCACGCTGGAGCCGGAGATCGCCGTCTACGACCTGGACAAGGCCTCGCTCACCCGGCTCACGAATGACCGGATGCTGGACCGCACGCCTTCGGTGTCCCCCGACGGGAAGACGGTGGTCTGGGCCAAGTGCGATGCGGCGGGGCAGGGATGCGACGTCTGGCAGGCGCGCTGGGGCGGCTCGGGCTTCTACTCGCAGGCGCTCACGGGCAGCGAGGGTGAGGAGTCCCAGCCGGACACCAACGGAGACCTCGTCGTCTACGCGAGCACGCGGATGGCGGAGGGGGGCTCGGACCGGGACATCTACTGGAAGTCCGTCAACGGCGGCACCGAGCAGCACCTGGCCCTGCCGGGCATCGATGCGAACCCCAGCATCAGCGGCTCGTTGATTGCCTTCGAGCGCAAGGACCCGGCCAGGGGCCACTTCGATATCGCGCTCTACAACCTGGACACGCAGATCCTGTATCGGCTCACCGATGCGCCGGGAGACGAGAGCCTCAACGACTTGAGCGTGAGCGAGGACGGCACCGTGCGCGTGGTGTGGACCGCGCGGGAGAACGGCGACTACAACGTGCACGCCTTCACCTTCAAGCTGCCGGGCAGGAACCCGTGTGTCGACGCGGCGGCGACGGAAGGTGAGGCGGCGCCCACGCCGGAATCGGTGTGCTTGCAGCCCGGCAAGACGCCGCTGCTGGCGGCGCTGGAGGTGGCTCGCACCACGGGGCAGCCCAACGCCGTGTCCCTGGGCTTCTACGGCCGGGGCGCCGGTGTGTTGTGTGTCGACAATGGATACAGCGGCGAGCGCGCCACGTCGGGTTGGGTCTGGCTGGATGGCGCTGAAATCGTCGACCCGTCCAGCTTCAAGCCCACCGTGTCGCTCGTGGCTCGCAACGTCACCCTGAAGGGAAACACCTGGCTGGCGTCACTCATCTCCGGAAAAGCAGGAAGCTCGTTCCGCATTCGTGTCTACGGCAATGCGTCGCAGTGCGGCGCGGTGGAAGCGGAGGCTCCGGCGGAGGAGGGCGCACAGCGCATCCCTGGGGAGCACGTGGCGCCTATGTCCCTGGATTTCGGTGGGGTGTCAGTCGTGACCTTTGTCCCGGAGGAGTCGGAGCGGGGTGTGGGTTGCAGCGCGGGTGGGAGCTCGCTGGCGGCGGCGGGGCTGGTGCTGGTGGCGTTGTGGCTGATGCGTCCTCGGCGTGAGTTCGGGGTGGTGAGGCGGAACAAACTTCGGCGGAGCGGAAGGGCCCTGTAG